In the Lascolabacillus massiliensis genome, one interval contains:
- a CDS encoding [Fe-Fe] hydrogenase large subunit C-terminal domain-containing protein — MKDRNYTHSIQIDINKCIGCSHCMRVCSTQAIRIVEGHALIQPERCIDCGECYRVCPQRAVYAKDDGLKSAEKSGYKIALVPSVFIGQFSSEYSATQVMDAIKQLGFDDVFEVEQAIDFIKEEYMKLKSDELQRPLISSFCPAVVRLIQVKYPSLTHNIIRLKAPHDIAAIYLRESKKNLVKEDSSIHIYYITPCAAKIVAALSPVGEDKSAIDSTINMTEVYNRISVILIGEKNSGKHKTAANMSPDSVQWSLSGTEKKYYAGRNLAIDGIENVIEFLEKLESGHIKDIDFLEMRACDQGCAGGILCPGNRFLTVERLEQRQKRLENLKSVNRGKVFNSLLDYSEKLHESSGVDPVYPRDGLLLDDDMEKALIKLQRINRLESYLPGFDCGACGAPSCRNLAEDIIKDKATISHCVFVQRIMEKNYKLSPDQAFTVIEKIWGKGRLDKLY; from the coding sequence ATGAAAGACAGGAACTATACGCATTCGATTCAGATCGATATAAATAAATGTATCGGCTGTTCACACTGTATGCGTGTTTGTTCTACACAGGCAATCCGTATTGTTGAAGGGCACGCATTAATTCAGCCAGAAAGATGTATTGATTGTGGAGAGTGCTATAGGGTATGTCCGCAAAGGGCTGTGTATGCTAAGGATGACGGACTTAAATCTGCAGAAAAATCAGGCTATAAAATAGCTCTCGTTCCATCAGTATTTATTGGTCAGTTTTCATCTGAGTACTCAGCAACTCAGGTTATGGATGCGATTAAACAGCTGGGATTTGATGATGTGTTTGAGGTTGAACAGGCTATTGACTTTATAAAGGAAGAGTATATGAAACTTAAATCAGATGAGTTGCAACGCCCTCTGATAAGTTCATTTTGCCCAGCGGTGGTACGCTTGATTCAGGTAAAATATCCTTCTCTTACACACAATATTATCAGGCTCAAGGCTCCGCATGATATTGCAGCTATATATCTCAGGGAATCAAAGAAAAATTTAGTTAAAGAAGATTCCAGTATCCATATCTATTACATCACTCCTTGTGCAGCAAAGATAGTGGCAGCACTCTCTCCGGTTGGTGAAGATAAGTCTGCAATTGATAGTACGATAAACATGACAGAAGTTTACAATCGTATTTCTGTGATACTGATTGGAGAAAAGAACTCCGGGAAGCACAAAACAGCAGCAAATATGAGTCCTGATTCCGTGCAATGGTCACTTTCAGGAACCGAGAAAAAATATTACGCAGGCAGAAATCTTGCTATCGATGGAATAGAGAATGTAATAGAGTTTCTTGAGAAGCTTGAATCTGGACATATAAAAGATATCGATTTTCTCGAGATGAGAGCTTGTGATCAGGGTTGCGCCGGCGGTATCCTATGTCCAGGCAACCGTTTCCTGACAGTAGAAAGATTAGAACAGAGACAAAAAAGATTGGAGAATCTGAAATCAGTCAACAGGGGAAAAGTATTCAATTCATTATTGGATTACAGTGAAAAACTTCATGAATCTTCTGGTGTTGACCCGGTTTATCCTAGAGATGGTCTGTTGCTTGACGACGATATGGAGAAGGCATTGATTAAATTGCAGCGAATTAATCGGTTAGAGTCATACCTGCCCGGATTCGACTGCGGAGCATGCGGTGCACCGAGTTGCAGAAATCTTGCTGAGGATATTATAAAAGATAAAGCCACAATATCTCACTGTGTGTTTGTTCAGCGTATAATGGAGAAAAATTATAAACTTAGTCCTGATCAGGCTTTTACAGTAATTGAAAAGATATGGGGTAAAGGTAGATTAGATAAATTATATTAG
- a CDS encoding ATP-binding protein produces the protein MKMQYFIKGGDFSEGGRASTEVKSIIKQFNISPDKVRRIAIALYEAEMNVVAHAYKGTMEVDLRPDYINVVFVDEGPGIEDIEKAMQEGFSTASEEVRQMGFGAGMGLPNIKKNCDEMLLSSLPGTGTRLEIKVLF, from the coding sequence ATGAAAATGCAATACTTTATCAAGGGTGGGGACTTCAGCGAAGGTGGTCGTGCCAGTACTGAGGTAAAAAGTATTATTAAACAGTTTAATATATCCCCGGATAAAGTACGTCGTATAGCAATTGCACTTTACGAAGCTGAGATGAATGTGGTTGCACACGCTTACAAGGGTACTATGGAAGTAGATCTTAGACCCGACTATATAAATGTAGTTTTTGTAGATGAAGGTCCCGGAATTGAGGATATTGAAAAAGCTATGCAGGAGGGTTTTTCTACCGCTTCTGAAGAGGTGAGGCAAATGGGTTTTGGTGCAGGCATGGGTTTACCAAACATAAAAAAAAACTGCGACGAAATGTTGCTTTCATCTTTACCCGGAACAGGCACAAGACTCGAAATAAAAGTTTTGTTTTAA
- a CDS encoding DRTGG domain-containing protein produces the protein MKLQTICDIVEGRIINESQNSSDYTKAFASDLMSDVLRFPMENTVLITGLSTIQTIRTAEISNLSCLIIARDKKVSDEMIELATKSRISIISTQTTVYEISGLLYKNGLKPVY, from the coding sequence ATGAAGTTGCAAACGATATGCGACATAGTTGAAGGTAGAATTATAAATGAATCTCAGAATTCATCAGATTACACTAAAGCATTTGCTTCAGACTTGATGAGTGATGTACTTAGATTTCCAATGGAAAACACTGTTTTAATAACAGGACTCTCAACAATACAGACAATACGAACAGCAGAAATATCAAACTTGTCATGCCTGATAATTGCAAGAGATAAAAAGGTGTCGGACGAAATGATAGAGCTGGCAACTAAAAGCAGAATCTCAATTATATCTACTCAGACAACAGTTTATGAAATATCAGGATTATTATATAAGAATGGTTTAAAACCTGTTTATTAA
- the lysS gene encoding lysine--tRNA ligase: MHNLELSEQEIIRRQSLDELRELGIEPYPASGFDVDSYSIDIKNEFEDDSDRRNVKIAGRIMSRRIMGKASFVELMDSKGRIQVYITRDDICPDENKELYNTVFKKLLDIGDFIGIEGFVFRTKTGEISVHAEKLTVLSKSLRPLPVVKMKDGVAFDKFTDPELRYRQRYVDLLVNEDVKDIFTKRTKIFDAMREFFNNEGYLEVDTPVLQSIPGGAAARPFITHLNALDIDLYLRIANELYLKRLIVGGFEGVYEFSRNFRNEGMDRTHNPEFTVMEIYVSYKDYRWMMEFTEQMLEHVALKVLGTTKVKVGENEIDFKAPYKRVTMIDAIKDHTGIDISGLDEDQLREVCKKLGVEQDETMGKGKLIDEIFGEKAEGKYIQPTFIIDYPIEMSPLCKRHRDNPELTERFELMVNGKELANAYTELNDPIDQRKRFEEQLKLSEKGDDEAMFIDQDFLRALEYGMPPTSGMGIGMDRLTMLLTGQVSIQEVLLFPLMRPEKRVKRDTVSDFIKIGIPEEWVQLVQKAGYTQISDLIDLNPNKLHQEVCGLNKKMKLELNNPSPEEVKTWVANASGQE; this comes from the coding sequence ATGCACAATTTAGAACTTAGTGAACAGGAGATAATTCGCAGGCAGAGTCTGGATGAATTAAGAGAGTTGGGTATAGAACCTTATCCGGCATCAGGTTTTGATGTTGACTCATACTCCATCGATATAAAAAATGAATTTGAGGATGATTCTGATCGCCGTAATGTAAAAATTGCAGGTAGAATAATGAGTCGCCGTATAATGGGTAAAGCCTCTTTTGTTGAACTTATGGATTCAAAAGGGCGTATTCAGGTATACATAACACGTGATGATATATGCCCGGATGAAAATAAGGAGCTATACAACACTGTATTTAAAAAGTTGCTTGATATTGGAGATTTCATTGGCATAGAGGGTTTTGTTTTCCGTACAAAAACGGGAGAAATTTCAGTTCATGCAGAAAAACTTACGGTATTATCTAAGTCTTTGAGACCACTTCCTGTTGTTAAAATGAAGGATGGTGTGGCTTTTGATAAATTTACCGACCCTGAATTACGTTATCGTCAGAGATATGTAGATCTTCTTGTGAATGAAGATGTTAAAGACATCTTCACAAAGCGCACAAAAATATTTGATGCGATGCGTGAATTTTTTAACAATGAGGGTTATCTTGAGGTGGATACTCCTGTATTACAGAGTATCCCCGGCGGAGCTGCTGCGAGACCATTTATAACTCACCTTAATGCTCTTGATATTGATCTATATTTACGTATTGCAAATGAGCTGTATCTGAAACGTCTAATAGTTGGTGGTTTTGAAGGGGTTTATGAATTCTCAAGAAACTTCCGAAATGAGGGGATGGACCGCACTCACAACCCTGAGTTTACTGTAATGGAGATATATGTATCATACAAAGATTACAGATGGATGATGGAGTTCACCGAACAGATGCTTGAGCATGTTGCCCTTAAAGTTCTTGGTACTACAAAAGTAAAGGTTGGTGAAAATGAAATCGACTTTAAAGCTCCCTATAAAAGGGTTACAATGATTGATGCAATTAAGGATCATACCGGTATTGACATAAGTGGTTTGGATGAGGACCAATTGCGAGAAGTTTGCAAAAAGCTTGGTGTGGAGCAAGATGAAACAATGGGTAAAGGTAAACTTATTGATGAGATTTTCGGAGAAAAAGCAGAAGGTAAATATATCCAGCCAACATTTATTATTGATTACCCCATTGAGATGTCACCTCTTTGTAAAAGGCATCGGGACAATCCTGAGTTAACTGAAAGGTTTGAGCTGATGGTAAACGGCAAGGAGCTTGCAAATGCATATACCGAATTAAATGACCCGATTGATCAGAGAAAACGTTTTGAAGAGCAACTCAAACTCTCTGAAAAAGGAGATGATGAGGCAATGTTCATTGATCAGGATTTCTTAAGAGCACTTGAGTATGGCATGCCTCCTACTTCCGGTATGGGTATAGGTATGGACAGACTAACAATGTTACTGACCGGACAGGTTTCTATTCAGGAGGTTCTGCTTTTCCCACTCATGCGTCCTGAAAAAAGAGTAAAAAGAGATACAGTCTCTGATTTTATAAAAATTGGTATTCCTGAAGAGTGGGTGCAACTAGTACAGAAGGCAGGTTATACACAAATTAGTGATCTTATCGATTTAAATCCAAACAAACTTCACCAGGAAGTTTGCGGCTTGAATAAAAAAATGAAGCTGGAACTAAATAATCCTTCTCCGGAAGAGGTTAAAACATGGGTAGCAAACGCTTCCGGACAGGAGTAA
- a CDS encoding NAD(P)H-dependent glycerol-3-phosphate dehydrogenase, translating into MDSIGKICILGGGTWGTALAKMVLMNQKHINWFIRRDDQIEGFYKLGHNPSYLTNVKFNLAQITFYSNLERAIKDSDTVIIAIPSPYVKQYFRRIWNSTFRGKFMVSALKGIIPNDNMVMSEYLADNFKIPTENIGVLSGPCHAEEVALERLSFLTAASKDIEKANLLSESISSRILKTRTSNDVVGIELAAVLKNIYAIASGICQGLLYGDNFQAVLMSNCAKEMSLFLNTVVPIERNITDQHYLGDMLVTSYSQFSRNRTLGTMIGKGYSVKTAQLEMEMIAEGYYGAKCIHEMNNRFKVNIPIVETVYKILYERLEPKSAIKNLIDFF; encoded by the coding sequence ATGGATTCAATAGGTAAAATCTGTATCCTGGGTGGAGGAACTTGGGGAACGGCATTAGCAAAAATGGTGCTGATGAACCAGAAACATATAAATTGGTTTATCCGTCGAGATGATCAGATTGAAGGTTTTTATAAACTCGGACACAATCCGAGCTATTTGACTAATGTCAAGTTCAATTTGGCTCAGATCACATTCTACTCAAATCTCGAAAGAGCAATAAAAGACTCTGACACAGTAATCATTGCAATCCCTTCTCCTTATGTAAAGCAATATTTCAGACGCATATGGAACAGCACATTCAGAGGTAAGTTCATGGTATCAGCATTGAAAGGAATTATTCCTAACGATAATATGGTTATGAGTGAATATCTGGCTGATAATTTTAAGATTCCAACTGAGAATATTGGAGTGCTTTCCGGTCCATGTCATGCTGAAGAAGTAGCATTGGAGAGACTTTCATTTCTTACTGCAGCAAGTAAGGATATTGAGAAAGCAAATCTTTTGTCAGAATCCATATCTTCCAGAATTCTAAAAACACGTACTTCAAATGATGTGGTTGGGATTGAGCTGGCTGCAGTTTTGAAAAATATCTACGCAATAGCTTCTGGTATTTGTCAGGGATTACTTTATGGAGATAACTTCCAGGCTGTACTGATGAGTAACTGTGCAAAAGAGATGTCGCTCTTTCTGAATACAGTTGTTCCAATTGAACGTAATATTACTGATCAGCATTATCTTGGTGATATGCTTGTTACAAGTTATTCGCAATTCAGCAGAAACAGGACACTTGGAACTATGATTGGAAAAGGTTATTCAGTTAAAACGGCTCAGCTTGAAATGGAAATGATCGCTGAGGGTTACTATGGAGCTAAGTGTATACATGAAATGAACAACCGTTTTAAGGTTAATATACCAATTGTTGAAACTGTTTATAAAATTCTGTATGAGCGACTTGAACCTAAGAGTGCCATAAAAAATCTTATAGACTTCTTTTAA
- a CDS encoding glucose-6-phosphate isomerase: protein MDSIQINIKNLAGIVSEEEILRKSELATSANNALHDGTREGSDFLGWVDLPSSITEEEFRDIEEAATVLRTHCDVVVVVGIGGSYLGARAVIDALTNSFDWLQPEKKRKNPVILYAGNNISEDYLSEMIDYLENKEFGIINISKSGTTTEPAIAFRLLKNLLEKKVGNEESKKRIVAITDATKGALRTLADSEGYKTFIIPDNIGGRYSVLTPVGLLPIAVAGINIRKLVTGAAEIEKATDKTVSFDYNLPAIYAVIRNELYRRGKKIEILVNYHPKLHFLAEWWKQLFGESEGKDKMGIFPAAVDFTADLHSMGQWIQEGERTIFETVISIKEPNKKVLVPHDEVNLDGLNYLKGKRVDEVNKMAELGTRLAHVDGGVPNILIEIPELNEKYIGQLIYFFEKACGISGYLLGVNPFNQPGVEAYKSNMFALLEKPGYEEATKSIKSKL from the coding sequence ATGGATAGCATTCAAATTAACATTAAAAATCTTGCCGGAATTGTTTCAGAAGAAGAGATTCTAAGAAAATCAGAGCTAGCTACTTCAGCAAACAATGCATTGCATGATGGTACTCGGGAAGGTAGTGATTTCCTTGGTTGGGTTGACCTGCCATCTTCAATTACAGAGGAGGAGTTTCGTGACATCGAAGAAGCAGCTACAGTTTTACGCACTCATTGTGATGTAGTTGTGGTTGTAGGTATTGGGGGCAGCTATCTCGGTGCCCGTGCAGTTATAGATGCGTTAACAAACTCATTCGATTGGTTACAGCCGGAAAAGAAACGCAAGAACCCAGTTATATTGTATGCGGGAAATAATATTAGTGAGGACTACCTGTCTGAAATGATTGATTATCTTGAAAATAAGGAGTTTGGTATAATCAATATTTCAAAATCAGGTACAACCACAGAACCGGCAATCGCTTTCAGGTTACTAAAGAATTTACTTGAGAAAAAAGTTGGTAATGAAGAGTCTAAAAAACGTATAGTTGCAATTACCGATGCTACGAAAGGAGCTCTCCGCACTTTAGCTGATAGTGAAGGATATAAAACATTTATCATTCCTGATAATATTGGTGGTCGTTATTCTGTTTTAACTCCCGTAGGTTTGCTGCCGATAGCTGTTGCAGGAATAAATATCAGGAAATTGGTTACAGGTGCCGCAGAGATAGAGAAGGCAACTGATAAAACAGTATCATTTGATTATAATCTACCTGCTATTTATGCAGTAATCCGTAATGAGTTGTACAGAAGAGGCAAGAAAATTGAGATTCTTGTTAATTATCATCCTAAACTTCATTTTCTTGCTGAGTGGTGGAAACAACTTTTTGGAGAAAGTGAGGGTAAGGATAAAATGGGAATATTTCCGGCAGCTGTTGACTTTACAGCTGACCTCCATTCTATGGGCCAATGGATTCAGGAAGGAGAACGCACTATTTTTGAAACTGTAATATCTATTAAAGAGCCTAATAAGAAAGTGCTTGTACCTCATGATGAGGTTAACCTGGATGGATTGAACTATCTGAAAGGCAAGAGAGTTGACGAAGTTAATAAAATGGCAGAATTGGGAACACGATTAGCTCACGTGGATGGTGGAGTTCCTAATATTTTAATTGAAATCCCAGAGCTAAATGAAAAATATATAGGTCAGCTTATTTACTTCTTTGAAAAAGCTTGTGGCATAAGTGGTTATCTGCTGGGGGTAAATCCTTTCAACCAGCCCGGTGTTGAAGCATATAAAAGCAATATGTTTGCATTGCTGGAGAAACCGGGATATGAAGAAGCTACAAAGTCTATCAAATCGAAACTTTAA
- a CDS encoding SIS domain-containing protein has translation MASIQTTSFDTIHEIYQQPEMWRQTYQILLDKEKEISEFMTSHYNEETTIILTGAGTSSFIGNILEFVMPKYGFYSVKSVPTTDITTHPEAIFNKNKKYILVSFARSGNSPESLAAVNIADSICHNNIAHIIITCNENGKLVKEYAEDNRLILILPPETNDKGLAMTSSFSSMLLASMLLFDVKKIVNKKEGIDNLYKKGEYFISTYSDQIKKIAALDFERAVFLGTGELKGIAEECHLKLQELTDGKVVCLFDSFLGLRHGPKAAINEKTLLVYLFSNDDKVFQYERDLVVQTNQQVKPIAQIYVSQKKRSTGNVVFDLEVLPDRMNFTEFDAILYVLIGQLLGFYKSIDLKLDPDNPSASGKIARVVEGVIIY, from the coding sequence ATGGCAAGCATACAGACTACATCATTTGACACTATACATGAGATTTACCAACAACCTGAAATGTGGAGACAGACTTATCAAATACTTTTAGATAAGGAAAAAGAGATTTCTGAGTTCATGACCAGTCACTACAATGAAGAAACTACCATTATACTTACCGGTGCGGGTACATCATCTTTTATTGGAAATATACTGGAATTCGTAATGCCAAAGTATGGCTTTTATAGCGTAAAATCAGTTCCAACAACTGATATTACTACCCATCCAGAGGCTATTTTTAATAAAAATAAAAAATATATACTTGTCTCATTTGCCAGATCAGGGAATAGTCCTGAGAGCCTGGCTGCTGTTAATATTGCCGACTCAATATGTCATAACAATATTGCACATATAATCATTACCTGTAACGAGAATGGCAAACTGGTTAAAGAATATGCAGAAGATAACAGGCTGATATTGATTTTACCTCCTGAGACTAATGATAAGGGACTTGCAATGACGAGCAGTTTCTCTTCAATGCTTTTGGCTTCAATGCTTCTTTTTGATGTTAAGAAAATAGTGAATAAAAAGGAGGGTATCGACAACCTTTATAAAAAGGGAGAATACTTTATTTCAACTTACAGTGACCAGATAAAAAAAATAGCAGCTCTTGATTTTGAAAGGGCTGTTTTTCTTGGGACAGGAGAGCTTAAAGGTATTGCAGAAGAGTGTCACCTTAAATTACAGGAACTTACAGATGGTAAAGTTGTATGTCTCTTTGACTCATTCCTGGGACTTAGACATGGCCCAAAAGCTGCCATTAATGAGAAAACATTACTGGTTTACCTTTTCTCTAATGATGATAAAGTTTTTCAGTATGAAAGAGATCTTGTAGTTCAGACTAACCAACAGGTTAAGCCGATAGCTCAGATTTATGTATCACAGAAAAAACGTTCAACAGGAAATGTAGTTTTTGATCTGGAAGTGTTGCCGGATAGAATGAATTTTACTGAATTTGATGCTATATTGTATGTATTAATCGGTCAATTACTCGGATTTTATAAATCAATTGATCTAAAACTCGACCCTGACAATCCTTCAGCGAGTGGAAAAATCGCAAGGGTAGTTGAAGGAGTTATCATTTACTAA
- a CDS encoding class II fructose-bisphosphate aldolase, with product MKLQQKLKEYQQKQKAILATNFYNLETLQGILIAASKSNVPVILQLTRSSIEYMGLKEAVALARQSLETYQVEGWIHLDHGDSFELVKRCLEQGFDSVMIDASNETFEENVRISSLVVEEAKKYGANVEAELGYIAKLGQDQDSIYTSVEEATEFVKQTGVDALAIAIGSAHGFYKSEPNLNIERLKEIHAAIDTVLVLHGSSGIPDQMLKESIQNGIAKVNLATEIKNTFMKSLKQILLNSDEIDLRKVFPKATEQVVELLINKYNVVSL from the coding sequence ATGAAATTACAGCAAAAACTAAAGGAGTATCAACAAAAACAGAAAGCAATTCTAGCAACTAACTTCTATAATTTAGAGACTTTGCAGGGTATACTTATTGCTGCATCAAAATCTAATGTGCCTGTTATACTGCAGTTAACAAGAAGTTCAATTGAGTATATGGGATTGAAAGAAGCTGTTGCACTTGCCCGACAATCACTTGAAACTTATCAGGTAGAAGGATGGATTCATCTTGATCACGGTGACTCTTTTGAACTGGTAAAGAGATGTCTTGAACAGGGATTCGACTCTGTAATGATTGATGCCAGCAATGAGACTTTTGAAGAAAATGTGAGAATATCCAGCCTTGTTGTTGAAGAGGCCAAGAAGTATGGTGCCAATGTTGAAGCAGAGCTGGGATATATTGCAAAGCTTGGCCAGGACCAAGATAGTATCTATACATCCGTAGAAGAGGCAACCGAATTTGTAAAACAAACAGGTGTTGATGCTCTTGCAATTGCGATTGGCTCAGCACATGGGTTTTATAAATCAGAACCAAATTTAAATATTGAGAGACTCAAAGAGATCCATGCAGCAATAGATACCGTTTTGGTACTACATGGAAGTTCAGGAATTCCTGACCAAATGCTTAAAGAATCAATCCAGAACGGAATTGCAAAAGTGAACCTTGCCACAGAGATTAAAAACACATTCATGAAATCATTGAAACAGATATTACTGAACAGTGATGAAATAGATTTGCGCAAAGTATTTCCTAAAGCAACTGAACAGGTTGTTGAATTACTTATAAATAAATATAATGTTGTGAGCTTATAA